A genome region from Paradevosia shaoguanensis includes the following:
- a CDS encoding cytochrome c1: MINTKTIFAALALAASLVAAPAVAQEHETPRIERMPWSFAGVFGTYDRNQLQRGFQVFREVCSSCHSANLLAFRNLTEEGGPQFSEAQVKALAAQYEINDPDASGGKRAAVLADRWPAPFDNEQQARDANGGALPPDMSVLAKARGVTDPFPTWVFNYFTAYQEGGADYIHALLNGYQDPPPAGAEVPEGKHYNAVFPGHAIGMAPPLTDGRVAYVAAEGQAEVPQTVEQYSEDVSAFLFWMADPHMVSRKETGFRVILFLLLFAGLMYFTKRRIWKGVEH; encoded by the coding sequence ATGATCAACACCAAGACCATTTTCGCTGCCCTGGCGCTGGCTGCCAGCCTGGTCGCGGCTCCGGCCGTGGCCCAGGAACATGAGACACCGCGTATCGAGCGCATGCCCTGGTCGTTCGCGGGTGTCTTCGGCACCTACGACCGCAACCAGCTCCAGCGCGGCTTCCAGGTGTTCCGCGAAGTCTGCTCGAGCTGCCATTCGGCGAACCTGCTGGCCTTCCGTAACCTCACGGAAGAGGGCGGCCCGCAGTTCTCCGAGGCTCAGGTCAAGGCTCTCGCTGCTCAGTATGAGATCAACGATCCGGACGCGTCCGGCGGCAAGCGCGCGGCGGTACTCGCCGATCGCTGGCCGGCTCCGTTCGATAACGAGCAGCAGGCGCGCGATGCCAATGGCGGCGCCCTGCCGCCGGATATGTCCGTGCTGGCCAAGGCCCGTGGCGTGACCGATCCGTTCCCGACCTGGGTGTTCAACTACTTCACCGCCTATCAGGAAGGTGGCGCGGATTACATCCATGCCCTGCTCAACGGCTATCAGGACCCGCCGCCGGCCGGTGCTGAAGTCCCTGAGGGCAAGCACTACAACGCTGTCTTCCCGGGACACGCCATCGGCATGGCGCCGCCGCTGACCGATGGCCGCGTCGCCTATGTCGCTGCTGAAGGCCAGGCCGAAGTACCCCAGACCGTCGAGCAGTATTCGGAAGACGTGTCCGCCTTCCTCTTCTGGATGGCCGATCCGCACATGGTGTCCCGCAAGGAGACCGGTTTCCGCGTGATCCTCTTCCTGCTGCTCTTCGCGGGCCTGATGTATTTCACCAAGCGCCGCATCTGGAAGGGCGTCGAGCACTAG
- the mtnP gene encoding S-methyl-5'-thioadenosine phosphorylase has protein sequence MTEAVLGIIGGSGVYDIPGLENPRWLPIESPWGQPSDAILFAEYEGLKLRFMPRHGRGHRLAPNEINYRANVDVLKRAGVTDLISISAVGSLRDELAPGTFVLPDQYIDRTFARATSFFGSGIVGHVAFGEPVSARLTGVISAAADSAGVTCHAGGTLVVIEGPQFSTRAESEMYRKLDCDIIGMTALPEAKLAREAELPYATVAMVTDYDAWHPAHEAVDVQAVVTTLAANRAKAQALVGAIARTFPRTLEDDPARSALAHAFMTAPEVRSPGLLSRLDAVAGRVLGNGNGK, from the coding sequence ATGACGGAAGCAGTTCTCGGCATTATCGGCGGTTCGGGTGTCTACGACATTCCGGGGCTCGAAAACCCCCGCTGGTTGCCCATAGAAAGTCCCTGGGGCCAACCCTCGGACGCCATTCTCTTCGCCGAATATGAGGGGCTCAAGCTTCGCTTCATGCCGCGCCACGGCCGCGGCCATCGTCTGGCGCCCAACGAGATCAACTATCGCGCCAATGTCGATGTCCTCAAGCGCGCCGGCGTCACCGATCTCATCAGCATCTCCGCCGTCGGTTCCCTCCGCGACGAGCTGGCGCCCGGCACCTTCGTGCTGCCCGACCAGTATATCGACCGCACCTTTGCCCGCGCGACGTCCTTCTTCGGCAGCGGCATTGTCGGTCACGTCGCCTTCGGCGAGCCTGTCTCCGCTCGCCTCACCGGCGTCATCTCTGCGGCTGCTGACAGTGCCGGGGTCACCTGTCATGCCGGCGGTACGCTCGTCGTCATCGAAGGTCCGCAATTCTCGACGCGCGCCGAGAGCGAGATGTATCGCAAGCTCGATTGCGACATTATCGGCATGACCGCCTTGCCCGAGGCCAAGCTCGCGCGCGAAGCCGAGCTGCCTTACGCCACCGTCGCCATGGTCACCGACTACGATGCCTGGCACCCCGCCCATGAGGCGGTGGATGTGCAGGCCGTCGTCACCACGCTTGCCGCCAATCGCGCCAAGGCGCAGGCGCTTGTCGGCGCCATTGCCCGCACTTTCCCGCGCACGCTGGAGGACGATCCAGCGCGCTCCGCGCTCGCTCACGCCTTCATGACCGCGCCCGAGGTGCGTTCGCCGGGCCTGCTTTCCCGGCTCGATGCGGTGGCGGGCAGGGTGCTCGGCAACGGCAACGGAAAGTGA
- a CDS encoding adenine phosphoribosyltransferase has protein sequence MSVDLKSLVRTIPDYPKKGILFRDITTLIEDPKGFRESIRRIADAHRDGAFTHVAGIEARGFIFGAGVAIELGAGFVPIRKRGKLPGETIGQNYVLEYGVDTIEIHANVLNANHRVLLVDDLIATGGTAIAAISLLRRTGAVADNAAFVIDLPDLGGADKLRAENVNIQALIEFAGH, from the coding sequence ATGTCCGTCGACCTGAAGTCGCTCGTCCGCACGATCCCTGACTATCCCAAGAAGGGCATCCTGTTCCGGGACATAACCACCCTCATCGAGGACCCCAAGGGTTTCCGCGAGAGCATCCGGCGCATCGCAGATGCCCATAGGGACGGGGCCTTCACCCACGTCGCCGGCATCGAGGCGCGCGGCTTCATCTTCGGGGCGGGCGTGGCCATCGAGCTCGGCGCAGGCTTCGTGCCCATCCGCAAGCGCGGCAAGCTGCCGGGCGAGACGATCGGGCAGAATTACGTGCTCGAATATGGCGTGGACACGATCGAGATCCACGCCAACGTGCTCAACGCCAATCACCGCGTCCTGCTGGTCGACGATCTCATCGCCACCGGCGGCACGGCCATTGCCGCCATCAGCCTCCTGCGCCGCACCGGCGCCGTTGCCGACAACGCGGCCTTCGTCATCGACCTGCCTGACCTTGGCGGCGCCGACAAGCTGCGCGCCGAGAACGTCAACATCCAGGCCCTGATCGAGTTCGCCGGCCACTGA
- a CDS encoding SRPBCC family protein: MNIAVDVTQPSETEVVVTRVFEAPARLVFDFHTRPEHVRRWLLGPEGWSMPVCDIDLRVGGSYRYVWRNDADGSQFGTTGVYREIVVPSRIVHTERMEGFDGECLCTLTLIEKGAHTTLTYTLKFESKEARDGALATGMTDGMGMSYGRLEEALVDAAQ, encoded by the coding sequence ATGAACATAGCGGTGGATGTTACCCAGCCGTCCGAGACCGAAGTGGTGGTTACGCGGGTATTCGAGGCACCGGCGCGGTTGGTGTTTGATTTTCATACGCGGCCGGAACATGTGCGGCGCTGGCTGCTCGGGCCCGAGGGATGGAGCATGCCGGTTTGCGATATCGATCTGCGGGTGGGCGGATCGTATCGCTATGTTTGGCGGAACGACGCGGACGGGAGCCAGTTCGGGACGACAGGCGTCTACAGGGAAATCGTCGTGCCTAGCCGCATCGTTCATACCGAGCGGATGGAGGGGTTCGACGGCGAGTGCCTCTGCACGCTCACGCTCATCGAGAAAGGTGCCCACACCACACTGACCTACACGCTCAAGTTCGAGAGCAAGGAGGCGCGGGATGGGGCGCTGGCGACGGGAATGACCGACGGCATGGGCATGAGCTATGGGCGCCTCGAAGAGGCGCTTGTCGACGCTGCGCAGTAG
- a CDS encoding MaoC family dehydratase — translation MTRWFEDITIDEPFPLGEHTFTEEEIIRFGKMYDPQYFHIDPEAARHSHFGGLVASGWHTVSVGHRKMVDALFAEEERLRGMGEEPGVSGPSPGVNSMAFKAPVRPGDTVTYTLTVTGKRASASIPGWGLLFNHLTAVNQRGELVYDAELVGFNKLRDYRMPLRIRLAMALTRVPGLNKLLARSS, via the coding sequence GTGACACGCTGGTTCGAGGACATCACCATCGACGAGCCCTTTCCGCTCGGCGAGCATACTTTTACCGAGGAGGAGATCATCCGCTTCGGCAAGATGTACGACCCGCAATATTTCCACATCGACCCGGAAGCAGCCAGGCACAGCCATTTCGGCGGGCTGGTAGCGAGCGGCTGGCACACCGTCTCGGTAGGGCACCGCAAGATGGTGGACGCGCTTTTCGCCGAAGAGGAGCGATTGCGCGGCATGGGTGAGGAACCGGGCGTTTCCGGCCCCTCACCAGGCGTCAACAGCATGGCGTTCAAGGCGCCGGTGCGGCCGGGTGACACGGTGACCTATACGCTCACCGTCACCGGCAAGCGCGCCTCCGCCTCCATTCCGGGCTGGGGATTGCTTTTCAACCACCTCACGGCGGTCAATCAGCGCGGCGAACTGGTCTATGACGCCGAACTCGTCGGGTTCAACAAGCTGCGAGACTACCGGATGCCGCTCAGGATACGGCTCGCGATGGCGTTGACCCGCGTGCCGGGCTTGAACAAACTGCTTGCGCGCTCATCCTGA
- a CDS encoding MaoC family dehydratase, producing the protein MNPVTANRRHFEDLAVGESIELGRVNLTKDMIFTFAREFDPLPFHLDEAAAKASLLGGLASSGWQTGALSLRMLVDSFLSGIAAAGGLGFSNLKWRKPFMAGDTITGTATIAKLHRSQHHPQWGVMELALDIRNQKNEPVMTMQLANLVELRNPEAPL; encoded by the coding sequence ATGAATCCTGTGACGGCCAATCGGCGGCATTTCGAGGATCTCGCCGTTGGCGAGAGTATTGAGCTTGGGCGGGTGAACCTGACCAAGGACATGATTTTCACCTTCGCCCGCGAGTTCGATCCCCTGCCCTTCCACCTCGACGAAGCGGCGGCCAAGGCCTCGCTCCTCGGCGGGCTGGCCTCGAGCGGCTGGCAGACCGGCGCGCTGAGCCTGCGCATGCTGGTGGACAGCTTCCTTTCCGGCATCGCGGCAGCCGGCGGCCTCGGCTTTTCCAACCTCAAATGGCGCAAGCCCTTCATGGCGGGCGATACCATTACCGGCACCGCGACCATCGCCAAGCTCCACCGCTCCCAGCACCACCCGCAATGGGGCGTGATGGAACTGGCGCTCGATATCCGCAACCAGAAGAACGAGCCGGTGATGACCATGCAGCTCGCCAATCTCGTCGAACTGCGCAATCCCGAGGCGCCGCTGTGA
- a CDS encoding DUF718 domain-containing protein, with translation MHAYNVVRFRVKPGMEDAFVDGQRVGTEPFIGFEGGALVKTGDRTYCFIGVWENFDRLAAARPAMIGMLDKVRSTLEDQGNGLGVTDPVSGEAVLEYPPTA, from the coding sequence ATGCATGCGTACAATGTCGTGCGTTTCCGGGTGAAACCGGGCATGGAAGACGCTTTCGTCGACGGTCAGAGGGTCGGGACGGAGCCTTTCATCGGGTTCGAGGGCGGTGCGCTGGTCAAGACCGGCGACCGCACCTATTGCTTCATCGGCGTGTGGGAGAACTTCGACCGCCTCGCGGCGGCCCGGCCTGCCATGATCGGCATGCTGGACAAGGTTCGCTCCACGCTCGAAGACCAGGGCAACGGCCTGGGCGTGACCGATCCGGTCTCGGGCGAGGCCGTGCTCGAATATCCGCCGACCGCATAG
- the ychF gene encoding redox-regulated ATPase YchF yields MGLKMGIVGLPNVGKSTLFNALTRTAAAQAANFPFCTIEPNVGEVAIPDARLEKLAAVGKSQQLIPARMSFVDIAGLVKGASKGEGLGNQFLANIRECDAIAYVLRCFEDGNVIHVANKVDPIADAEVVETELMLADLESLEKRLPGLEKKAKGGDKDAKLTVDLINRSLALLREGKSARLVERSAEEEKAFTELQLLTSKPALFVCNVDEASAATGNAMTKRVEDYAKAHNAAVIVISAEIESQLSQLPDAEQKEYLDSLGLHEPGLNRLIREAYDLLGLQTYFTVGPKEARAWTIHKGDRAPQAAGVIHSDFERGFIRAQTIAFDDYVTLGGEVPAKEAGKARDEGKEYVVKDGDVMLFKFNT; encoded by the coding sequence ATGGGACTGAAAATGGGCATTGTCGGTCTGCCCAATGTCGGCAAATCGACGCTCTTTAACGCCCTGACCCGCACCGCCGCGGCGCAGGCTGCGAATTTTCCGTTCTGCACCATCGAGCCCAATGTCGGCGAAGTGGCGATCCCCGATGCGCGCCTCGAAAAGCTGGCCGCGGTCGGCAAGTCGCAGCAGCTGATCCCGGCCCGCATGAGCTTTGTGGATATTGCGGGTCTGGTGAAGGGCGCCAGCAAGGGCGAAGGCCTGGGCAACCAGTTCCTGGCCAATATCCGCGAATGCGACGCCATCGCCTATGTGCTGCGCTGCTTCGAGGACGGCAACGTCATCCACGTGGCCAACAAGGTCGACCCGATCGCTGACGCCGAAGTGGTCGAGACCGAGCTGATGCTGGCCGACCTCGAAAGCCTCGAGAAGCGCCTGCCGGGCCTCGAGAAGAAGGCCAAGGGCGGCGACAAGGACGCCAAGCTCACCGTCGACCTCATCAACCGCTCGCTGGCGCTGCTGCGCGAAGGCAAGTCGGCTCGCCTCGTCGAGCGTTCGGCCGAGGAAGAGAAGGCGTTCACCGAACTCCAGCTCCTCACCAGCAAGCCGGCTCTGTTCGTCTGCAATGTCGATGAGGCTTCGGCGGCCACCGGCAATGCCATGACCAAGCGCGTCGAGGACTATGCCAAGGCGCACAACGCCGCCGTGATCGTCATTTCCGCTGAGATCGAGAGCCAGCTCTCCCAGTTGCCTGACGCCGAGCAGAAGGAATATCTGGACTCGCTCGGCCTGCACGAACCCGGCCTCAACCGCCTGATCCGTGAGGCTTACGATCTCCTGGGCCTGCAGACCTATTTCACGGTCGGCCCCAAGGAGGCGCGCGCCTGGACCATCCACAAGGGCGACCGCGCCCCGCAGGCCGCCGGCGTCATCCACTCGGATTTCGAACGTGGCTTCATCCGCGCCCAGACCATCGCCTTTGACGACTACGTCACGCTTGGCGGCGAAGTGCCGGCCAAGGAAGCGGGCAAGGCACGCGACGAAGGCAAGGAATACGTCGTCAAGGACGGCGACGTGATGCTCTTCAAGTTCAACACCTGA
- the pth gene encoding aminoacyl-tRNA hydrolase, with product MHLLVGLGNPGAQYERNRHNIGFLAVDEIARRHNFGPFRQKFNGLISEGNIDGEKVLLLKPQTFMNRSGDSIVQATNFYKIAPQDVTVLYDELDLVPGKLRVKVGGGSGGHNGIRSIDPQIGPDYRRVRLGIGHPGSKDAVMHYVLGDFAKSDATWLDPLLEAVADSAGLLVRKDDNGFMNKVAIAGGKGGESGPHSEARKAEKAAPKGQSHIRAARPHQNQAKVPETGPMAAMLKKLFGKDEA from the coding sequence ATGCATCTGCTGGTCGGCCTGGGCAATCCGGGCGCGCAATACGAAAGAAATCGCCACAATATCGGCTTCCTGGCCGTGGACGAGATCGCGCGCCGGCACAATTTCGGCCCGTTCCGCCAGAAGTTCAACGGGCTGATCTCGGAAGGCAATATCGATGGCGAGAAGGTGCTGCTGCTCAAGCCGCAGACCTTCATGAACCGCTCGGGCGATTCCATCGTCCAGGCCACCAATTTCTACAAGATCGCCCCCCAGGACGTGACCGTACTCTATGACGAGCTCGACCTCGTGCCGGGCAAGCTGCGCGTAAAAGTCGGCGGCGGCAGTGGCGGTCACAATGGCATTCGGTCCATCGATCCGCAGATCGGGCCCGATTACCGCCGCGTGCGGCTGGGCATCGGCCATCCCGGCTCCAAGGACGCCGTGATGCACTACGTCCTCGGCGACTTCGCCAAGTCCGATGCAACCTGGCTCGACCCGCTGCTGGAAGCCGTGGCCGACAGCGCCGGCCTTCTGGTCAGGAAGGACGACAACGGCTTCATGAACAAGGTTGCCATTGCCGGCGGCAAGGGCGGGGAATCCGGCCCGCATTCGGAAGCACGCAAGGCCGAGAAGGCCGCGCCCAAGGGCCAGAGCCATATCCGCGCCGCCCGCCCGCACCAGAACCAGGCAAAGGTGCCGGAGACCGGCCCCATGGCCGCCATGCTCAAAAAGCTCTTCGGCAAGGACGAAGCCTGA
- a CDS encoding 50S ribosomal protein L25/general stress protein Ctc, whose translation MADAIELKAQARARVGKGAARELRREGLVPAVIYGDKKAPETIAVSFNEINRRIYAGGFLSHVITLDVDGKKHRVIPKDYQLDVVKDYPLHVDFLRVGASSRLNVQVHVSFVNEDKAPGLKRGGTLNIVHHTVELTVPANAIPEEIVVDLDGKDIGDTIHISSVKLPKGVEVHSHEEDLTIATIVAPSALRAEEAEAAPVEAEAEAKE comes from the coding sequence ATGGCTGATGCTATTGAGCTCAAGGCTCAGGCGCGTGCCCGGGTGGGCAAGGGGGCCGCTCGTGAGCTGCGTCGTGAGGGCCTTGTCCCTGCCGTTATCTACGGCGACAAGAAGGCTCCCGAGACGATTGCCGTCTCGTTCAACGAAATCAACCGTCGCATCTACGCCGGCGGCTTCCTCTCGCACGTCATCACCCTTGACGTCGACGGCAAGAAGCACCGCGTGATCCCCAAGGACTACCAGCTCGACGTCGTCAAGGACTACCCGCTGCACGTCGACTTCCTGCGCGTCGGTGCCTCGTCCAGGCTCAATGTCCAGGTCCACGTCTCGTTCGTCAACGAAGACAAGGCTCCTGGCCTCAAGCGCGGCGGCACCCTCAACATCGTGCACCACACCGTTGAGCTGACCGTTCCGGCCAATGCCATCCCCGAAGAGATCGTTGTCGACCTCGACGGCAAGGACATCGGCGATACCATCCACATCTCGTCCGTCAAGCTCCCGAAGGGCGTGGAAGTCCACTCCCACGAGGAAGACCTGACCATCGCCACCATCGTTGCTCCGTCGGCGCTGCGCGCCGAGGAAGCCGAAGCGGCCCCGGTCGAAGCGGAAGCCGAAGCCAAGGAGTAA
- a CDS encoding RNA polymerase sigma factor: MNQMGNEARRAAERVARESYGRLVAFLAARTRDVAGAEDALAEAFATALRMWPEDGVPSNPDAWLLTVARRRQTDAVRRRQTRTAGETHLKLIADEIEAAMETPDEIPDRRLALMFACAHPAIERGMRAPLILQTILGLTAQDIAAAFLIPPATMGQRLVRAKTRIKEAGIPFRVPEREELPERLDAVLEAIYAAYAKGWGEIGETGSAQLAEEAIWLGQLVVSLMPEEPEAKGMLALMLYTEARRSARRSPDGAYVPLDEQDTSLWDDWQIDLAENLLQQANAGGPSGRYQIEAAIQSAHAARRLRGAPTWPAVVALYDHLLRLTGSPVVALNRAVARAEVEGPVIALEDLAAIAADKRMADYQPYWAALGHLNALAGNREAAFEALTLASGLSADPAVRQYLNNRIAALRNG, translated from the coding sequence ATGAACCAGATGGGCAACGAGGCGCGCCGCGCCGCCGAGCGCGTGGCGCGTGAAAGCTACGGTCGCCTCGTTGCCTTCCTGGCAGCCCGGACGCGCGACGTCGCGGGCGCCGAGGATGCGCTGGCCGAGGCCTTCGCCACGGCCCTGCGCATGTGGCCGGAGGACGGCGTTCCCTCCAACCCGGACGCCTGGCTCCTCACCGTGGCGCGGCGCCGCCAGACCGACGCGGTACGCCGCCGCCAGACGCGAACGGCGGGCGAGACGCATCTGAAGCTCATCGCCGACGAGATCGAAGCCGCCATGGAAACGCCCGATGAGATTCCCGACAGACGCCTGGCGCTGATGTTCGCCTGTGCCCACCCCGCTATCGAACGCGGCATGCGGGCGCCGCTGATCCTGCAGACCATCCTCGGCCTCACCGCCCAGGACATCGCCGCCGCCTTCCTCATCCCGCCTGCCACGATGGGGCAGCGACTGGTGCGCGCCAAGACGCGCATCAAGGAAGCCGGCATCCCGTTCCGCGTTCCCGAGCGCGAGGAATTGCCCGAACGGCTCGATGCCGTGCTCGAGGCGATCTACGCCGCCTATGCCAAGGGCTGGGGCGAGATCGGTGAGACGGGCTCGGCCCAACTGGCCGAAGAAGCCATCTGGCTGGGCCAGCTCGTCGTCTCGCTCATGCCCGAGGAGCCCGAGGCCAAGGGCATGCTGGCGCTGATGCTCTACACCGAGGCCCGCCGCAGCGCGCGTCGCTCGCCGGACGGCGCCTATGTGCCGCTGGACGAGCAGGATACGTCTCTATGGGACGACTGGCAGATCGACCTGGCCGAGAACCTGCTGCAACAGGCCAATGCCGGCGGGCCAAGCGGACGCTACCAGATCGAGGCGGCGATCCAGTCGGCCCATGCCGCACGTCGGCTGCGCGGCGCGCCGACCTGGCCGGCCGTGGTTGCACTCTATGATCACCTGCTGCGACTGACCGGCTCGCCGGTGGTGGCGCTCAACCGCGCCGTGGCGCGGGCTGAGGTGGAGGGGCCAGTCATAGCGCTCGAGGACCTCGCGGCGATTGCGGCGGACAAGCGGATGGCCGACTACCAGCCGTATTGGGCGGCGCTGGGGCATCTCAATGCACTGGCGGGAAACCGGGAGGCGGCGTTCGAGGCGCTGACGCTGGCGAGCGGGCTGTCGGCCGATCCGGCGGTGCGGCAGTATCTCAACAACCGGATTGCCGCGTTGCGGAATGGATAA
- a CDS encoding YciI family protein, which yields MRYLLLIHQDENIYRNGAQSNVTAMSSDYAAFNEAMKKAGVLLGGERLQFTDTAASVRVTDGKTEVLDGPYADTKEQFGGFYMIEAPDLDQAVAWAARCPAAQNGTVEVRPIWELTGN from the coding sequence ATGCGCTACTTGCTGTTGATCCACCAGGACGAGAACATCTACCGGAACGGCGCGCAGTCCAACGTGACCGCGATGTCGAGCGACTATGCTGCCTTCAATGAGGCCATGAAGAAGGCCGGCGTGCTGCTGGGCGGCGAGCGCCTGCAGTTCACCGATACCGCCGCCAGCGTGCGCGTTACCGACGGCAAGACCGAGGTGCTCGACGGCCCTTATGCCGACACCAAGGAACAGTTCGGCGGCTTCTACATGATCGAAGCTCCCGACCTCGACCAGGCCGTCGCCTGGGCCGCCCGCTGCCCTGCTGCCCAGAACGGCACGGTGGAAGTGCGCCCGATCTGGGAACTGACGGGCAACTGA
- a CDS encoding YciI family protein, which produces MKYLLMLYADEVAGSKISPEDMRGFMQTMYAYQDALTKAGAFVDTAPLTPTTKAKTINLEDGELKVHDGPYAETREQFGGYYIIEAANMDEALKWAAKCPAATWGKIEVRQFANFS; this is translated from the coding sequence ATGAAATACCTGCTCATGCTCTATGCCGACGAAGTCGCGGGCTCCAAGATCAGCCCCGAGGACATGCGCGGCTTCATGCAGACCATGTATGCCTACCAGGACGCCCTGACCAAGGCCGGCGCCTTTGTCGATACCGCGCCTCTCACCCCCACCACCAAGGCCAAGACCATCAATCTCGAAGACGGCGAGTTGAAGGTCCATGACGGCCCCTATGCCGAAACGCGCGAGCAGTTCGGCGGCTATTACATCATCGAAGCGGCCAATATGGACGAGGCGCTCAAATGGGCCGCCAAGTGCCCGGCCGCGACTTGGGGGAAGATCGAGGTGCGCCAGTTCGCAAACTTTTCGTAG
- a CDS encoding YciI family protein, giving the protein MRFMCLINYNEAEMAKATPEEMKQFGAEWGAFNQALAKAGSPGERLEPSRAATTVRVKNGKADVLDGPYADTKEQFAGYFMLDVPDLDAAIEFAKTCPGARYGSIEIRPFWQAPAGQSW; this is encoded by the coding sequence ATGCGTTTCATGTGCCTCATCAACTACAACGAAGCTGAGATGGCCAAGGCGACGCCCGAAGAAATGAAGCAGTTCGGAGCCGAATGGGGTGCCTTCAACCAGGCGCTCGCCAAGGCAGGCAGCCCCGGCGAACGGCTCGAGCCCAGCCGCGCTGCGACCACCGTTCGCGTCAAGAACGGCAAGGCCGACGTGCTCGACGGCCCCTATGCCGACACCAAGGAACAGTTCGCCGGCTATTTCATGCTCGACGTTCCGGACCTCGACGCGGCGATCGAATTCGCCAAGACGTGCCCGGGCGCTCGCTACGGCTCGATCGAAATCCGCCCCTTCTGGCAGGCGCCCGCCGGCCAGAGCTGGTAA
- a CDS encoding ribose-phosphate pyrophosphokinase: MKLVTGNSNRALAEAVSSYLELPLTDCTVKRFADKEVFVEIHENVRGEDVFVLQSTSFPANDHLMELLILIDALRRSSARRITAVIPYFGYARQDRKSAPRTPISAKLVSNLITTAGANRVLTLDLHAAQIQGFFDLPVDNLYAAPVLTRDIQEHYDVKNVMIVSPDVGGVVRARNVAQRIGANLAIVDKRRPRAGVSEVMNIIGDVSGQACIMIDDIVDSGGTLVNAAEALLKAGAKEVSAYITHGVLSEGAAERVAKSKLKELVITDSIAETEAVKAAPNIRRISIDQLIGEAIARTASEQSVSSLFD; encoded by the coding sequence ATGAAACTGGTGACGGGCAACTCCAACCGGGCGCTCGCCGAGGCTGTATCCAGCTATCTCGAACTGCCGTTGACCGATTGCACGGTCAAACGATTTGCCGACAAGGAAGTCTTTGTCGAGATTCACGAAAACGTCCGCGGTGAGGACGTTTTTGTTTTGCAGTCCACTTCGTTCCCGGCGAACGACCACCTGATGGAACTGCTGATCCTGATCGACGCTCTGCGCCGTTCCTCGGCGCGCCGCATCACGGCGGTGATCCCCTATTTCGGCTATGCCCGGCAGGACCGCAAGTCGGCGCCGCGTACGCCCATTTCAGCCAAGCTGGTCTCCAACCTCATCACCACGGCAGGCGCCAACCGCGTACTGACGCTGGACCTGCACGCCGCCCAGATCCAGGGTTTCTTCGACCTGCCGGTCGATAACCTCTATGCCGCCCCGGTGCTGACCCGCGATATCCAGGAGCATTATGACGTCAAGAACGTCATGATCGTCTCCCCCGACGTCGGCGGCGTGGTGCGTGCCCGCAACGTGGCTCAGCGCATCGGCGCCAACCTCGCCATCGTCGACAAGCGCCGTCCGCGCGCCGGCGTCTCGGAAGTGATGAACATCATCGGCGACGTGTCGGGCCAGGCCTGCATCATGATCGACGACATCGTCGATTCCGGTGGCACGCTGGTCAACGCCGCCGAGGCCCTACTCAAGGCGGGCGCCAAGGAAGTTTCGGCCTACATCACCCACGGCGTGCTCTCCGAAGGCGCGGCCGAGCGCGTGGCCAAGTCCAAGCTCAAGGAACTGGTGATCACCGACTCGATCGCCGAGACCGAAGCGGTCAAGGCGGCCCCCAATATCCGCCGCATCTCGATCGACCAGCTCATCGGCGAAGCCATCGCCCGCACCGCTTCCGAGCAGAGCGTTTCGAGCCTCTTCGACTGA